From the genome of Methylocystis bryophila, one region includes:
- a CDS encoding DUF805 domain-containing protein has product MGYPEAVKTCLTAKYSAFMGRAPRSEYWWFALFTFFVYIFGGVPLLVIAANQQAAGLRPEDSSAFIVIALVLGLCFLALLLPTVCVTVRRLHDLDWSGWWYLTLLVPYLGSLAALVMLIGFCFRGTVGANRFGEDPLLPAAQTLAPEI; this is encoded by the coding sequence ATGGGTTATCCCGAAGCCGTCAAGACCTGCCTAACGGCCAAATATTCGGCGTTCATGGGCCGCGCTCCGCGCTCCGAATATTGGTGGTTTGCTCTGTTCACATTCTTTGTCTACATCTTCGGCGGCGTTCCGCTCCTCGTGATCGCCGCCAATCAGCAGGCTGCGGGACTTCGGCCTGAAGACAGCTCGGCGTTCATCGTTATCGCCCTCGTGCTTGGTCTCTGCTTTTTGGCCCTGCTGCTTCCGACGGTTTGCGTCACCGTGCGGCGCTTGCATGACCTCGACTGGTCGGGTTGGTGGTATTTGACGCTACTGGTTCCCTATCTTGGCTCGCTCGCGGCCCTGGTCATGCTCATCGGCTTCTGCTTCCGCGGCACGGTGGGCGCCAATCGCTTCGGTGAGGATCCGCTGCTCCCGGCGGCTCAGACCCTGGCGCCCGAGATCTAG
- a CDS encoding HdeD family acid-resistance protein → MSIGGAENLLGGRSGLEHKWGWVVALGVFFLLAGFIALTDEFAATVVSVFVTGVSLIVAGVVEVITGIQVRPWPRALVWVLVGVGVAVAGVLILRDPVLAAAGITLALGLCLLISGVFRLILAFQLKDAALWPMVALAGLLSVVVGGLILSRWPTSSLYIIGLLLGVNLIFAGASWLSLGLTLRKSASA, encoded by the coding sequence ATGAGCATTGGAGGAGCTGAAAATCTGTTGGGCGGGCGCTCCGGACTGGAGCACAAATGGGGCTGGGTCGTCGCGCTCGGCGTCTTTTTCCTGCTTGCGGGCTTCATCGCCCTGACGGATGAGTTCGCCGCGACCGTCGTCAGCGTCTTCGTGACGGGCGTGTCGCTGATCGTCGCTGGCGTCGTGGAAGTCATCACGGGCATACAGGTGCGTCCCTGGCCGCGCGCGCTGGTCTGGGTGCTGGTGGGCGTCGGCGTGGCCGTCGCCGGCGTGCTGATCTTGCGCGACCCCGTGCTTGCGGCCGCGGGCATCACGCTCGCCTTGGGCCTCTGCCTGCTCATCTCGGGGGTGTTTCGACTCATTTTGGCGTTTCAGCTCAAGGACGCGGCGCTTTGGCCGATGGTGGCTTTGGCGGGCCTCTTGAGCGTCGTCGTCGGCGGGCTGATCTTGAGCCGCTGGCCGACTTCGAGCCTTTACATCATCGGGCTGCTGCTCGGCGTGAACCTGATCTTCGCCGGCGCCTCCTGGCTCAGTCTCGGACTGACGCTGAGGAAAAGTGCGTCCGCTTGA